The Candidatus Bathyarchaeota archaeon genome includes the window CATTCACTCCAATATTTCTTAAATCCTTTATTATTCTCTCCTTTGAAACTTGAAATTCCATAAAGATGCAACTACATGTTCAAAGTCAATCGTTAATTAGTATGAATCCATACGCGCCTGTTTCAATAAGAATTTATTTCTCAATTCTTTTAAAATGGGATTGCTTAGCCTAAATTTGCTAATTGTAGCTATTGTTCCTATTGCCAATCTGTTTTTTTGGAAGAATTTAGGATTTTTAATCCTATTATAAAGATTTATCCTTCTCTCAAGTTCACGACACCATAGACACTTGATAGAATTACATAAATTCAAGGTGGGATCATTTCTGAGTAGATTGGTCGTCAGTTCTAAGGATTCATTTGCTGGCAACAGTATTGAATTTGCCATACCTATCTTGCCATCCTTTACTAGCCTCATTCTACGAAAAACAGTAACAAGTTCGTGCAATCTTTTAGTACAGCCACCAGGCGCTCGTTCTATGTAATCTTTAATATATCCTTCATCATCTCTATATTTCACACCAAATCTGGGCGGTATTATATCGAGTAAACCTGCAAGATACTGAGCTTCATGCCGTATAGCAACTACCCTATCTCCTATGCCGATGCATAATACTTTACCATCGATTTTTGCTAATTTGGAATAGGGCATAAAAGGATTCAGCTCCCTTGCATCTGGATTGTGTCCCTCAGTAAGATAATCTGCTAATTTGCCTATTGCAGTAACTGAGTATATCGGATGTTTGCTTCGTATCGCATCTTTTCTCTTTCTTAGGGCATTAGGAATTATTCCTGTGTAGGAAGGTGTTGATCTGTAATCAAATATGTAATCCACTTTAACAGATTGATTCCTAAGAAGGTGAAAGCGTCTTGTAAATGTGGGCATGACCACTGTTCCATTAGTACCTACAGCTTCCATCAATGCATCTATGAATGCATCAGGTCCGCCTTTAACATAACCGATGCTCCTAAAGGAAAGGGCAACAGCTAAATGATCCCCTTTATTCACCCCGATATTTCCTAAATCATTAATTATATCATACTTTGTGAATTTATTCTCTTGAATATGTTTCCGATTTTCATTCTTCAAATTTAAAATACTGTTGGAAATTGAAGCTGACAATTTATCTAAGCACGTATAGATTTTTTACAATAATTCAAACAAGCTTTAGATCAGTTATTAAAGCGTGATTATTCTGGATGTGGGAACAGATTATAGCTTATATGTAGGTTTCTCATTAAAAAGAAGCCTATATTAAATAGGATGTTATGTTTCTCCCATGATAAAATTGGAATTATTTCTCCGCCAAATTCTTCTTTAAATTTGAATCTTCCGTTAGTAAAGTCTGCACTCGTTGCGCCT containing:
- a CDS encoding AAC(3) family N-acetyltransferase, translated to MKNENRKHIQENKFTKYDIINDLGNIGVNKGDHLAVALSFRSIGYVKGGPDAFIDALMEAVGTNGTVVMPTFTRRFHLLRNQSVKVDYIFDYRSTPSYTGIIPNALRKRKDAIRSKHPIYSVTAIGKLADYLTEGHNPDARELNPFMPYSKLAKIDGKVLCIGIGDRVVAIRHEAQYLAGLLDIIPPRFGVKYRDDEGYIKDYIERAPGGCTKRLHELVTVFRRMRLVKDGKIGMANSILLPANESLELTTNLLRNDPTLNLCNSIKCLWCRELERRINLYNRIKNPKFFQKNRLAIGTIATISKFRLSNPILKELRNKFLLKQARMDSY